The genomic segment ccaaggctgtaaatctttacagaagcagactgccacatctttctcccacagagtggttggtgggcttgaaccaaggactttttgattagcagtggagcactaaaccactgcacaaccagaacTCTTTCAATATTGTTATGCATTCCTTAATCATTTGGATTTTTCCAGGGAATGAATGCTCAGATTTCAAATAAAAACAGGAGAACATTAAGTTTTATTTCCCTTTAAGTAATAAGAACTTAAACATTTCCAAGAAAGAAAAGTAATATAAATGGTTTTGGGAGAACATGCAGGGTAAATCTCTGCTCTTTTTACCCTGTTCTTTTGAGAAAAACCCAGACAAATCTTACACAATGTTATACATGGATAATTTCATCACCAAAAAGTGGAGTTTGTACAATTAAAAATGTTGTTTCTTTTAGCACTCATAagtcattttatttaattaacaagaattaaattattttttattaaatgccatcattcttaaaaaaaaaaatacataaggatttggttcttttgtcctcttttgaatcttaATTGTTCTCCCCCTCTTAAGGGTGATGCTTTCATTTTAACAATTTCCATTCCTTTATTTTAGTTCAGAGTCAAATCCTGAGTACCACATTAGGTGTACACCCATTTTCTGGGATCTATACTGATTTCAAGTAGGAATACAGTCACAGCCTTTACGTCTCAGATCATTTAGTATCAGTAAAAGAAAAAGCGTACAAATGGTATTACCCTAATTGCAATTCTGAGTGCTAAACAGTGATGGGTACTACAGGTGTTACATGTCCACAAAGCAGAGGTAATGATATAAACTCAAATATTGGCAGAGAACTCATGGATAATTGCACCTTTTGAGTTGAACATTTTTGGAGTTTGCAACGTTTTGATAATTGTTTTTAAGATCTCACTTCATTCCCACAATAATTCAGTGATACAAAAGCGAAATATATTAGAGAGTATTGTTCATGTTGCATAGCATACTGAGTAATACATTAGttttaataacaaaataaatggaTGATAATAAGCAACTGTTGACAACAATGATAATAATAGATGACAATAATAGAGaacaataaaacaataataataggcTATTGTAAATGCCAGGACTTCTTCCAGATTTTTTACTTAAATGATTTAATTCACTTAACAACACTAAATGGTGATATAGTTGCTAGTCATTTTACAGTGGAGCAGAAAGTgacatggaaaaattaataagcataCATGAGGTCATCATACAGCTAGATGCTGGAACCATAATTCGATTTCAGTCTATCTGGAAAATATTATTCTATAACAATGGCACAGGGCCCTGGTGACCCAGTCCTTAAACACttggctgataatcaaaaggtcaagGGTTCAAACTCTCCAGCTGCTCAATGGAATGAAGACATGGCAATTggctttcctaaagatttacggggcagttctactctgcactataatgtagctacgagttggaattgtctcctcagcagtatatatatatatattttttaaccatGGCACTATACCTCTTCTCTACTTGGTGGGCAAGGTACAAACCCATTAGGATGGAGAGATGAAAAGCAGGGTGAGACAAGAGGAACCttgctcttgcaaaatttaaggaggaaCTCACTTTCAGAATTGTGCAAATACAAGGAGGGTCCTGAgtctccttaaattttgcacctCAGGAGCTTCCCTAACTGGTCCATGGTGTCCTGACCATGATGAAAGTGAATGGTGGGAAAAACAGTCCCAACAACGGAACTCTAAGTTACTTTATCAAATACATAACTAGGCAATATGTTAAATTCTAGGGCTACAGGCTTAAAGAACATATTATCGTAGAACCATAACTAAAAAGTAATCAATTTTAAATTGGTAAATAGACAATATGTTTGGccaatattatctcatttaattctaacaGAGAAGTAAAACTTTGAAACTAAAAAAATTGCTTAATATCGCAATTGTGTCAAACtcaagtccattaaaaaaaaatacttatttgcAGTCTCAAAACCTATGTGCAATTGGTCAAATTATCCGTATTTAGTGAGTCTCAATATCTTTTTATCTAAAGAATAGTGAGTTTAGAAACAGCTACCTAAATTTGTCCgagaaacaacaaaaaatcatGTTGGGTGCACAGAGCACCCAATGGGTataacaacagacaatatcattCCTCCTACTGTCCCACATATAAACATTAATAACAAATACCCTCCATGCTACTCCTGTTTTCACAGGGTGACCAATTTTATTATTAGTATCTGAGTCAATGTTCCCAGGACAATTTCCCTGAATAAAATCCTTTTATCTTGCCTACTTAATATCCTTCCAAAAGATATTTGTTTTATTCCCCTATGCGAAATGTAATACTCTCACACTTTTCTTTCTAAACTATCTAATGTGAACTGTATTATAGGAACCTATATGCTTAAAGGtgatctggtggcacagtagttaagtgctcagctgctatccaaaatatTGGTAGTTTACGTCTACCAGTGGCCTCTTGGAAGCTCTATGTGGTAATTCTACTTGTCCCTATAGGGTCCCagagagttggaatcgactcaatgatggTGGTATGGGTATATGCTTAAAATCATGAAGGGATGCGAGAAGGAAATGTTGAAGGAGGCTGTTGAAAATGTATGTTAGAAGATTTTATGATAAAGTGTTTGAGAAGCTTGATTCAGAAAATGCATAGAGAAGTACAATAGAATTGTCAAGAATTGTAATTAATTTAAAGTGAGATTAGATGGCAAAGCTGAGGGTCCATCTCCAGCAGTTGCCAATTGCTCCAGTGCCTGTGCTGAGTCAGGTATAGCTTGATCTGTCCTGGGCTGTGTTCCAAAAGTATAAGGAAATGATCTTAAAATAAATGATCTTAAAATCACTGTTGATTGTGATTTAACAGGAGGATGTGGGACATACATAACTAGTGTCATTCTTAACGTGCAAACCATTGCAGTGATCATAAAATCCAACCCGGACACCTCAATACAatttagagaagaaaaaagagatacAGGAAGGTAAAGGAGATGCACGTGTAAATTTACCTTTTCCACAGATGAATCATCAAGAAAAATCATCACAAGATAATGTAACTGAAATCATTGAATTTGTTCTCTTGGGCTTTGCTGACATACCCCATCTCCAGTGGttcctttttggattatttttaatCATCTATATCATTATACTGATGAGCAATGGCACCATATTTCTAATAACAAAAATGGATCCTGCTCTCCAGAaccctatgtattttttcctggcaaatttttccttcttggAAATCTGCTATGTATCAGCTACTCTCCCCAGAATGTTGATGAATCTTGGGGCCCAGAGAAGAACAATTTCCTTAATTGCCTGTGCTGCACAGATGTGCTTTTCCCTTATATTTGGAGCCACTGAGTGTTTCCTTCTGGCAGTGATggcttatgaccgctatgtggccatttgtaacccTTTGAACTATCCTGTAGTCATGAACCACAGGGTCTGTATCCAGTTGGTGACTGGCTCCTGGACCTTTGGAATCCCAGTTCAGGTAGGGCAGACATATCAgattttctctctgcctttttgtGGATCTAAACAAATTAACCACTATTTTTGTGATATCCCCCCAGTACTCAAGCTGGCTTGTGGGGACACCTTTGTAAATGAGATGTTGGTCTACACAGTTGCTGTGTTATTTGTCATGGCTCCATTTCTGTTGATACTGGGCTCCTACAGTAAAATcatctccatcatcctgaagttGCCATCAGCCACAAGTCAAGCCAAAGCCTTCTCTACCTGCTCCTCTCATCTAATGGTTGTGATATTATTCTTTGGATCAGCCATTATTGCCTACTTAAGACCTAACACTAGGCACTCAGAGGGAACTGACAAAATGCTTTCTCTTTTCTACACTATCCTAACTCCTATGTTTAATCCCATGATATATAGTCTAAGGAACAAGGATATCATAATGGCACTGAGAAAATTGCTTTGTAAATAACTCACTCTATTAAAGAATCAATTTAATGTATAGAAATTGGtttcttacatatttttaattaaatttcaaCAGATGTATACTTTTAACCATAGCTTgtgatatggattgaattttgtccctaaAATATGTGTGAACTTGACTAGGGTGTGATTTTCAGTATTGCAGTGctagtccaccattttgttttatgagtctgAGACTTCTAgaaggcaattggtttggtttggtgatatCCCTATGCAttttaaatcctacctttatgatgttaatgaggcaggattagaggcagttaagcTAATGAAGCAGGAGTCAGTCTACAAGAATAGGTTGTATCTTGTAtcaatctcttgtgagataaaagaaagaaactagcatagagacaaggggacctcctatcaccaagaatgaagaactggGAAGCAAGGGTGTTCtttagacccggggtccctgctccaagaagctcctagactggggaaaattagtgacaaggaccttaccatggagccaacagagagaaaaagcttcccctggagctgtccctctgaatttggaattctagcctccttGGCTGTAaaggaataaatttctttttgttaagctATAcccttggggtatttctgttatagcagcactaaattaCTAAGACACCTTGTCTTCCTAAACAATCATTTCCAAGTTAATAATCTCTTGTAAAAATCTCTACTCAAATTATTTAAGTAACATACGTATTAGCATATAGCAAATCATTATATTAGTAATTCTATGATTTCATTGTGCAATGTCATCCCTCAATAAGAATTTTTGCTTGGGCTGATTTAATTTAGTCAATTATAATGTATAATCTATTACTTAGGGTAAAACATTATTCATTTGCATGAGTGCCCATACAGTTGTGATACCCATTTTAAAAATCAGGTTTTGCAATATCCATTAATTAAAACTATGCAGTGTTCCTTAGGTATCCACAGGGAATTGGTTACAGGACCCACACGAATACCAAAATCCATGGgtactcaagtcccttatataaaatgggacattatttgcatataacctactcGCAAActtctgtatactttaaatcacctCTAGATTAcatataatacctaatacaatgcaaATGATGTGTAAATATTTGTTATACAGTCTTGTTTTGGGAATAGTGACAAGACATGAGGTGAACAAAGCACAATGAGTGCTGAAGAGAGAGACTGAAGATCTGTGACATGGTGGGAGGCCACAGCTGGGTATGCCCAAATATCCTTTCATCTGCATGGATTCAGTGTAGTGCttggcacaataaaaataataatataatcttTAGGATAAACCTGGATAAGCCTCTGTGGAGAAGTAACATATGAACTGAGTCCTAAATAATTCAAAGGAGTAACTAGGTAAAGCACACTTTAGGCAGATAAGCATGGAAATAAATTTAGCAGCCTGATTAAATAGCAGTCTTCCATTCCTGGTAAGAAATTTGAATTATTCCAAGTACAGTGTGAATCCATAAAAGTGCTTTAGATTTTCTGTAGAGAACACTTTGACTGTtagaatctaccaaccactccttggaaaccctgtgggacagttctactctctcctatagggtcaccatgaggtggaaccgactcaaaggcaaggggtttgatttttttggttgttgctttttttttttttatggaaaacaaaaaaataattaaaaatgcaaatgtcTTAGAAAAGCACTGAGGAGGTTGGCGGGTGCCTTAATGAATCTTTCAAGTGTTTAAATCACTTAAGGATGTAAACCAAGCCTTAAGTGATTTAAACACTTGAAAGATTCATTAAGGCACCCGCCAACCTCCTCAGTGCTTTTCTAAgacatttgcatttttaattatttttttgttttccataaaaaaaaaaaaaacagcaacaaccaaaaaaatcaaaccccttgcctttgagtcggttccacctcatggtgaccctatagggtcaGATGAGATGGTAACCTTATTAAGTAGCAATTACTGCATTCTAAGATGGCATttgattatatacatatatatgtatatatgtcagTTGGTATCCAAAGGGGATTGTTTTCATTATGTCTCCTGATACCAAAATCTGAAGATGCTCAAGTCTGTTTTATAAAATGGTGTAATATTTGCATATACTATATGCACATCTCTCCATATACTTTAAGCCATTTCTAGATTACCTATAATCCGTAATATAATGTAAATTTAATGCAAATAGTTCCTATATAGTAATGTACTGTTTAAGGAATAATGTCAAGACAAGAGtcaaacaatgctcaaacaaagagtgctggagagagagatGAGGACCTGTGAAATTCTGACAGGCTATGTCAGGGAAAGCCTACACATCAGTTTATTTGCATGAATTTAGCATGGCGCTCAGAGCCTGCTGAATCCCAATTTTGCTATTgggaacttttgttgttgttgttgttctacttTTCCAAATGTGTTTAATCTCAGATGGTTGAATCTGTGG from the Loxodonta africana isolate mLoxAfr1 chromosome 7, mLoxAfr1.hap2, whole genome shotgun sequence genome contains:
- the LOC100670008 gene encoding olfactory receptor 10AG1-like — protein: MNHQEKSSQDNVTEIIEFVLLGFADIPHLQWFLFGLFLIIYIIILMSNGTIFLITKMDPALQNPMYFFLANFSFLEICYVSATLPRMLMNLGAQRRTISLIACAAQMCFSLIFGATECFLLAVMAYDRYVAICNPLNYPVVMNHRVCIQLVTGSWTFGIPVQVGQTYQIFSLPFCGSKQINHYFCDIPPVLKLACGDTFVNEMLVYTVAVLFVMAPFLLILGSYSKIISIILKLPSATSQAKAFSTCSSHLMVVILFFGSAIIAYLRPNTRHSEGTDKMLSLFYTILTPMFNPMIYSLRNKDIIMALRKLLCK